The genomic interval AAAGTCCCGTTGCTGCGCGGCAAGACCGTCTGCAACGTGTTCTTCGAGAACTCGACCCGTACCCGCACCACGTTCGAACTGGCCGCGCAGCGCCTGTCTGCCGACGTGATCAGCCTGAACGTGTCGACTTCCTCGACCAGCAAGGGCGAAACCCTGTTCGACACCCTGCGCAACCTGGAAGCCATGGCTGCCGACATGTTCGTCGTGCGCCACTCCGATTCGGGCGCCGCACACTTCATCGCTGAGCACGTGTGCCCCGATGTGGCCGTGATCAACGGTGGCGATGGCCGCCATGCGCACCCGACCCAAGGCATGCTCGACATGCTGACCATCCGTCGGCACAAGGGCAGCTTCGAGAACCTGTCTGTCGCCATCGTCGGCGATATCCTGCATTCGCGCGTGGCGCGTTCCGACATGCTCGCGCTCAAGGCGCTGGGCTGCCCGGACATCCGCGTGATCGGCCCGAAAACCCTGATCCCGATCGGCATCGAGCAATACGGCGTGAAGGTCTACACCGACCTCGCCGAAGGCCTGAAAGACGTCGACGTGGTAATCATGCTGCGCCTGCAGCGTGAGCGCATGGCCGGCGGCCTGCTGCCCAGCGAGGGCGAGTTCTACCGCCTGTTCGGCCTGACCACCGCACGCCTGGCCGGTGCCAAGCCCGATGCCATCGTCATGCACCCTGGCCCGATCAACCGCGGTGTGGAGATCGAATCGGCAGTGGCCGACGGCAAGCACTCGGTGATCCTCAACCAGGTGACGTACGGCATCGCCGTGCGCATGGCCGTGCTGTCCATGGCCATGAGCGGGCAAAACGCGCAACGCCAACTCGACCAGGAGAACGCCCTGTGAGCATCAGTATTCTTGGCGCCCGGGTCATCGACCCCAACAGCGGCCTGGACCAGATCACCGACCTGCACCTGGACGGCGGCCGCATTGCCGCCATCGGCGCAGCGCCGGCCGGCTTCAGCGCCAGCCGCACGATCCAGGCCGATGGCCTGATTGCAGCGCCTGGCCTGGTCGACCTCGACGTCTCTCTGCGTGAGCCGGGCTACAGCCGCAAAGGCAACATCGCCAGCGAAACCCGCGCCGCCGTGGCCGGCGGTGTGACCAGCCTGTGCTGCCCGCCGCAGACCAAACCGGTGCTGGACACCTCGGCCGTGGCCGAGCTGATCCTCGACCGTGCCCGTGAAGCCGGCAACAGCAAGGTCTACCCGATCGGCGCCCTGACCAAGGGCCTGGAAGGCGAGCAACTGGCCGAGCTGGTGGCCCTGCGCGACACCGGCTGCGTGGCCTTCGGCAATGGCCTGCAGCAAATCCCCAACAACCGCACCCTGGCCCGTGCCCTGGAGTACGCCGCCACCTTCGACCTGACCGTGGTGTTCCACTCCCAGGACCGCGACCTGTCTCAAGGTGGCCTGGCCCATGAAGGCGCCATGGCCAGCTTCCTCGGCCTGCCGGGCATCCCGGAGACTGCCGAGACCGTGGCCTTGGCGCGCAACCTGCTGCTGGTCGAACAGAGCGGCGTGCGGGCGCACTTCACCCAGATCACCAGCGCCCGCGGCGCGCGCTTGATCGCCCAGGCCCAGGAACTGGGCCTGCCGGTGACCGCCGACGTGGCGCTGTACCAACTGATTCTCACCGATGAGTCGCTGCGCGAGTTTTCCAGCCTGTACCACGTGCAGCCACCGCTGCGCACCGCCGCCGACCGCGACGGCCTGCGCGCGGCCGTCAAGTCGGGGGTGATCCAGGCGATCTCCAGCCATCACCAGCCGCACGAGCGCGATGCCAAGCTGGCGCCCTTCGGGGCCACGGAGCCTGGTATCAGCAGTGTCGAAGTGCTGCTGCCACTGGCCATGACCTTGGTCGAAGACGGCCTGCTCGACCTGCCGACCTTGCTGGCACGCTTGACCAGCGGCCCGGCTGCCGCCATGCGCCTGCCGGCGGGTGAACTGAAGGTAGGTGGCGCGGCGGACCTGGTGCTGTTCGATCCGAAAGCCTCGACCGTTGCCGGCGAGCAGTGGCTGTCCCGTGGCGAGAACTGCCCGTTCATCGGCCACTGCCTGCCTGGCGCTGTGCGTTATACCTTGGTCGATGGGCACGTCTGCCACGAAGGCTGACCAACCCCAGGGGCCGCTCTGCGGCCCATTCGCGGGGCAAGCCCGCTCCCACAGGACCTTCGCAATCATCAAGGCAAGCGCAGAACCTGTGGGAGCGGGCTTGCCCCGCGAATGAGCCAGCACAAATGTGCCCGCCAAGCTCAACCGCTCATCCCCCAAGGTTGAAATCCTTCCCCCCACCCCCATATGAGTCTGCATCAGGCACTTTCGCCCCGCTGCGTGGAGACTCTCCCCTTGACCACCATCGTTTCTGTCCGCCGTAACGGCAAAGTCGTCATGGGCGGCGACGGCCAGGTTTCCCTCGGCAACACCGTGATGAAAGGCAACGCCAAAAAGGTCCGTCGCCTGTATCACGGCCAGGTCATTGCAGGCTTCGCCGGTGCCACTGCCGATGCCTTCACCCTGTTCGAACGCTTTGAAGGCCAACTGGAGAAACACCAGGGCCACCTGGTCCGTGCCGCCGTCGAGCTGGCCAAGGAATGGCGTACCGACCGCTCCCTGAGCCGCCTGGAGGCCATGCTGGCCGTGGCCAACAAGGACGCATCCTTGATCATTACCGGTAACGGCGATGTGGTCGAACCCGAAGACGGCCTGATCGCCATGGGTTCCGGTGGCGCCTACGCCCAGGCCGCCGCCCGCGCCCTGCTGAACAAGACCGACCTCTCGGCCCGCGAAATTGCCGAGACCGCGCTGAACATCGCCGGTGACATCTGCGTATTCACCAACCACAACCTGACCATCGAGGAGCAGGACCTGGCCGACTGATCAGTTGTTTTGGCGTCCCGCCCAGGGCGGGACTTTTCCACACTGATTGCTCTGCTTGAGGACCATTTTCATCATGTCCATGACCCCCCGCGAAATCGTTCACGAACTCAACCGCCACATCATCGGCCAGGACGACGCCAAGCGCGCCGTGGCCATCGCCCTGCGCAACCGCTGGCGGCGCATGCAGCTGCCGACCGAGCTGCGCGCCGAGGTGACCCCGAAAAACATCCTGATGATCGGCCCGACCGGTGTCGGCAAGACCGAAATCGCTCGTCGCCTGGCCAAACTGGCCAACGCGCCGTTCATCAAGGTCGAAGCGACCAAGTTCACCGAAGTCGGCTACGTCGGCCGTGATGTCGAATCGATCATCCGTGACCTGGCCGATGCCGCGCTGAAGATGCTCCGCGAGCAAGAAATCATCCGCGTGCGCCACCGCGCCGAAGATGCCGCTGAAGACCGCATCCTCGATGCCCTGCTGCCGCAGGCGCGGGTCACCAGCTTCAGCGAAGAAGCCGCGCAGACCAGCAGCGATTCCAACACCCGCCAGCTGTTCCGCAAGCGCCTGCGCGAAGGCCAGCTGGACGACAAGGAAATCGAGATCGAAGTGGCTGACGCCGTAGGTGTCGAAATCGCCGCGCCGCCTGGCATGGAAGAGATGACCAACCAGCTGCAGAGCCTGTTCGCCAACATGGGCAAGGGCAAGCGCAAGGCGCGCAAGCTCAAGGTCAAGGAAGCGCTGAAGATGGTCCGTGAAGAAGAAGCGGGCCGCCTGGTCAACGAAGAAGAACTCAAGGCCAAGGCCCTGGAAGCTGTTGAACAGCACGGTATCGTGTTCATCGACGAAATCGACAAAGTGGCCAAGCGTGGCAATGTCGGCGGCGCCGATGTGTCCCGCGAGGGTGTACAGCGCGACCTGCTGCCGTTGATCGAAGGCTGCACCGTCAACACCAAGCTGGGCATGGTCAAGACCGACCACATCCTGTTCATTGCCTCGGGTGCATTCCACCTGAGCAAGCCAAGCGACCTGGTGCCTGAGCTGCAGGGCCGTCTGCCGATCCGTGTCGAACTCAAGGCACTGACCCCAGAAGACTTCGAACGCATCCTGCAGGAGCCGCACGCTTCGCTGACCGAGCAGTACCAGGCACTGTTGAAAACCGAAGGGCTGAACATCGAGTTCCTCACCGACGGTATCAAGCGCCTGGCCGAGATCGCCTACCAGGTCAACGAGAAAACCGAGAACATCGGTGCCCGCCGCCTGCACACCCTGCTTGAGCGCCTGCTCGAAGAGGTGTCGTTCAGTGCCGGTGACCTGGCCAGCACCCACGATGAAACGCCGATCCAGATCGATGCGGGTTATGTGAACAGCCACCTGGGTGAGCTGGCGCAGAACGAAGACCTGTCGCGCTATATCCTGTAAGACCGTATGGGGCCGCTTTGCGGCCCATCGCCGGCAAGCCGGCTCCCACAGGTACCCCACAGTATTCAAGCACTGTGCTATCCCGGTGGGAGCTGGCTTGCCGGCGATGGGCTGCAAAGCAGCCCCAATCAAGCTTGAATCCCTCACTCAGAAGCTGGAAGCTTGCAGCATCAGCTCCCGAGAGATTCAGCCCATGGCCCGTCTGCCCACCGCCATCAACCTGCACAAAGCCTCCAAGACCTTGAGCCTTACCTACGGCCCCAACGAGGTCTACCACCTGCCCGCCGAATTCCTGCGCGTGCACTCCCCTTCCGCCGAGGTCCAGGGCCACGGCAACCCCATCCTGCAAGTTGGCAAGGTCAACGTCGGCCTCGCTGGCCTCGAACCCGCCGGCCAATATGCACTGAAATTGACCTTCGATGACGGCCATGACAGCGGCCTGTTCACCTGGGAGTACCTCGAGCAACTGTGCCTGCGCCAGGAACAGCTGTGGGCCGAGTACCTCGACGAGCTGCACAAGGCCGGAAAATCCCGCGACCCGGCCGAATCGGTCGTGAAACTCATGCTCTAGCGCAAGCCCTCGAACGTTTAGAGCGCATTTTCTAATCTCATCTGCTTGAATGCCCCTACAGGCAGCTCAGTGACGGGCTGTCTTGCGCATTACATGAAAGTCGGGTAACCAATGGAGCTGGCAAGTTCCCTGCATCGCCTTGAAGGCAATCAGGGCCTGGCCGGTATGTAGAGGTCGCGAGCGAAAGCAGGCTGTCTTCACACGCAGAATTCCCCGCAGCTCATCGCCGAATGCATCCGGCCCGCAGCACCGCTGTTCCTTATCACTGGTCACCCGAGTAGCAGTACCGGGCTCTGGACTGTGCAAGCGCCACAGGCAACCGGTACTCGTCTCTGGACAACGGAGCGTCGCAGATGAGTAACAAGAACAACGATGAGTTGCAGCGGCAGGCCTCGGAGAACACCCTGGGGCTGAACCCGGTCATCGGCATCCGCCGCAAGGACCTGTTGAGCTCGGCACGCACCGTGCTGCGCCAGGCCGTGCGCCAACCTTTGCACAGCGCCAAGCACGTGGCGCACTTCGGCCTGGAGCTTAAGAACGTGCTGCTGGGCAAATCCAGCCTCGCCCCCGAAAGCGACGACCGCCGCTTCAACGACCCGGCCTGGAGCAACAACCCCCTTTACCGCCGCTACCTGCAAACCTACCTGGCCTGGCGCAAGGAGCTGCAGGAGTGGATCGGCAACAGCGAGCTGTCACCCCAGGACATCAGCCGCGGGCAGTTCGTCATCAACCTGATGACCGAGGCCATGGCGCCGACCAACACCTTGTCCAACCCGGCCGCGGTCAAGCGCTTCTTCGAAACCGGTGGCAAAAGCCTGCTCGATGGCCTGTCCAACCTGGCCAAGGACGTGGTCAACAACGGTGGCATGCCCAGCCAAGTGAACATGGACGCCTTCGAAGTGGGCAAGAACCTGGGCACCAGCGACGGCGCCGTGGTGTTCCGCAACGACGTGCTGGAGCTGATCCAGTACAGCCCCATCACCGAACAGGTGCACGCGCGGCCACTGCTGGTGGTGCCGCCGCAAATCAACAAGTTCTACGTATTCGACCTGAGCCCGGAAAAAAGCCTGGCGCGCTTCTGCCTGCGCGCACAACAGCAGACCTTCATCATCAGCTGGCGCAACCCGACCAAGGCCCAGCGCGAGTGGGGCCTGTCGACTTACATCGATGCGCTCAAGGAAGCGGTCGACGCCGTGCTGGCGATTACCGGCAGCAAAGACCTGAACATGCTCGGCGCCTGCTCCGGCGGCATCACCTGCACTGCCCTGGTGGGCCATTACGCCGCCTTGGGCGAAAAGAAGGTCAATGCCCTGACCCTGCTGGTCAGCGTGCTGGACACCACCATGGACACCCAGGTCGCGCTGTTCGTCGATGAACAGACCCTCGAAGCCGCCAAGCGCCACTCCTACCAGGCCGGCGTGCTCGAAGGCAGCGAGATGGCCAAGGTGTTCGCCTGGATGCGCCCCAATGACCTGATCTGGAACTACTGGGTCAACAACTACCTGCTCGGCAACGAGCCGCCGGTGTTCGACATCCTGTTCTGGAACAACGACACCACGCGCCTGCCGGCCGCCTTCCACGGCGACCTGATCGAGATGTTCAAAAGCAACCCACTGACCCGCCCCGGTGCACTGGAAGTGTGCGGCACGCCGATCGACCTGAAGCAGGTCACCTGCGACATCTACAGCCTGGCCGGCACCAACGACCACATCACCCCGTGGCCGTCCTGCTACCGTTCGGCGCACCTGTTTGGCGGCAAGATCGAGTTCGTGCTGTCCAACAGCGGCCACATCCAGAGCATCCTCAACCCACCGGGCAACCCCAAGGCGCGCTTCATGACCGGCGCCGATCGCCCGGGCGACCCCGTGGCCTGGCAGGAAAACGCGACCAAGCATGCCGACTCCTGGTGGCTGCACTGGCAAAACTGGCTGGGCGAACGTGCCGGCGACCTGAAAAAAGCGCCGACCCGGCTGGGCAACCGCGCCTATGCCGCTGGCGAGGCATCTCCGGGCACTTACGTTCACGAACGTTGAGTTGCAGCGCCGTGGCCACCTGCGGGTGGGCCACGGTGTTCACTTCACCACAGAGCCACGCGCATGCCGTCACCCTATATCTTCAGGACCGTCGAACTGGACAACCAGTCCATCCGCACTGCCGTGCGCCCGGGCAAGCCGCACCTGACGCCGCTGCTGATCTTCAACGGCATCGGCGCCAACCTGGAGCTGGTGTTTCCGTTCATCGAGGCGCTGGACCCGGACCTGGAAGTCATCGCCTTCGACGTACCGGGCGTAGGCGGCTCGTCGACGCCACGCCAGCCCTATCGCTTTCCGGGGCTGGCCAAGCTCACGGCACGCATGCTCGATTACCTCGACTACGGCCAGGTGAATGTGATCGGCGTGTCGTGGGGCGGCGCCCTGGCGCAGCAGTTTGCCCACGACTACCCCGAGCGCTGCAAGAAGCTGGTGCTGGCGGCCACGGCCGCCGGCGCGGTGATGGTGCCGGGCAAGCCCAAGGTGCTGTGGATGATGGCCAGCCCCCGGCGCTACATCCAGCCTTCGCATGTCATCCGCATCGCCCCGCTGATCTACGGCGGTGGCTTTCGCCGCGACCCAGACCTGGCCATGCGACACGCAGCCAAGGTGCGCTCCGGCGGCAAGCTGGGCTATTACTGGCAACTGTTCGCCGGGCTTGGCTGGACCAGCATTCATTGGCTGCACAAGATCCAGCAGCCCACCCTGGTACTGGCTGGCGACGACGACCCGTTGATCCCGCTGATCAACATGCGCCTGCTGGCCTGGCGAATTCCCAATGCCCAGCTACACATTATCGACGACGGCCATCTGTTTCTGATCACCCGGGCCGAGGCCGTCGCCCCGATCATCATGAAGTTCCTCCAGCAAGAGCGTCAGCGCGCGGTCATGCATCCGCGCCCGGCTTCGGGCGTGTAGGGGCGGGTTCGCCCGCGACGGGGCCAGCAGGCGCCAAGGGTCAAGACGAGGGAGTGTTGCCATGAAAGACAAACCGGCCAAAGGAACGCCAACGCTTCCCGCCACCAGCATGAACGTGCAAAACGCCATCCTCGGCCTGCGCGGTCGCGACCTGATTTCCACGTTGCGCAGTGTCGGCCGTCATGGCTTGCGCAACCCACTGCATACCGCCCGCCACCTGCTGGCCCTGAGTGGCCAGCTGGGCCGCGTGATGCTCGGCGACACCCCTTACCAGCCGAGCCCGCGAGACACCCGCTTCAGCGACCCCACCTGGAGCCAGAACCCGTTCTACCGGCGCGGCCTGCAAGCCTACCTGGCCTGGCAGAAGCAGACCCGCCTGTGGATCGATGAAAGCCACCTGGACCACGATGACCGCGCCCGCGCGCAGTTTCTGTTCACGCTGATCAACGATGCCCTGGCGCCCAGCAATTCGCTGCTCAACCCACTGGCCGTGAAGGAGCTGCTCAACACCGGCGGGCAAAGCCTGGTGCGTGGCGTGGCGCACTTGCTTGACGACTTGCGCCACAACGATGGCTTGCCTCGCCAGGTGGACGAACGCGCCTTCGAAGTGGGTGGCAACGTCGCGGCAACCCCCGGCGCCGTGGTGTTTCGCAACGAACTGCTGGAGCTGATCCAGTACCAGCCGATGAGCGAAAAACAGCACGCCCGCCCACTGCTGGTGGTGCCGCCGCAGATCAACAAGTTCTATATCTTCGACCTCAGCTCGACCAACAGTTTTGTCCAGTACATGCTCAAGAACGGCCTGCAGGTGTTCATGGTCAGTTGGCGCAACCCCGACCCACGGCACCGCGAGTGGGGGCTGTCGAGCTACGTTCAGGCCCTGGAAGAGGCGCTTAACGCCTGCCGCAGCATCAGTGGCAACCGCGACCCCAACCTGATGGGCGCCTGCGCTGGCGGCCTGACCATGGCAGCGCTGCAAGGCCACCTGCAAGCCAAGCACCAGTTGCGCCGAGTGCGCAGCGCCACGTACCTGGTCAGCCTGCTGGACAGCAAGTTCGAAAGCCCCGCCAGCCTGTTCGCCGACGAGCAGACGATCGAGGCGGCCAAGCGCCGCTCGTACCAGCGCGGTGTGCTGGACGGCGCCGAGGTGGCGCGGATCTTCGCCTGGATGCGGCCCAACGACTTGATCTGGAACTACTGGGTCAACAACTACCTGCTCGGCAAGACCCCGCCCGCCTTCGACATCCTCTACTGGAACGCCGACAGCACACGCCTGCCGGCGGCGCTGCATGGCGACCTGCTGGACTTCTTCAAGCACAACCCGCTGACCCACCCGGCAGGCCTTGAGGTGTGTGGCACGCCCATCGACCTAAAGCAGGTCGACCTCGACAGTTTCACCGTGGCCGGCAGCAACGACCACATCACCCCGTGGGATGCCGTGTACCGCTCAGCCATGCTGCTAGGCGGCGACCGACGCTTCGTGCTGGCCAACAGCGGGCATATCCAGAGCATCATCAACCCACCTGGCAACCCCAAGGCCTACTACCTGGCCAACCCGAAGCTGTCCAGCGACCCGCGTGCCTGGTTCCACGACGCGCAACGCAGCGAAGGCAGTTGGTGGCCATTGTGGCTGGAGTGGGTCACCCCGCGCTCCGGCCCGCTGAAAGCGCCACGCACCACGCTTGGCAATACCACATATCCGCCGCTGGGCCCTGCGCCAGGCACCTATGTCCTGACCCGATGAGCACACCGCCCGGATGAAGACCCGCGACCGTATCCTTGAATGCGCCCTGCAACTGTTCAACCAGCAAGGCGAACCGAATGTCTCGACCTTGGAGATCGCCAACGAACTGGGCATCAGCCCTGGCAACCTGTACTACCACTTCCATGGCAAGGAACCTGTGGTGCTGGGGCTTTTCGAGCGTTTCGAAGAGGCGCTGATGCCGCTGCTCGATCCACCGCTTGAAGTGCGCCTGGAGGCCGAGGACTACTGGTTGTTCCTGCACTTGATCGTCGAGCGCATGGCCCAGTACCGCTTCCTGTTCCAGGACCTGTCCAACCTGACCGGGCGCCTGCCGAAGCTGGCCCGCGGCATGCGCAGCCTGATCAACGCACTGAAGCGAACCCTTGCCGCGTTACTGGCCAGCCTCAAGGGCCAGGGGCAAGTGGTGAGCGAAACCCAGGCGCTGGGGCAGTTGGTGGAGCAGATCACCCTGACACTGATGTTCTCGCTGGATTATCAGCGCGTGCTGGGGCGGGAGGGGGATGTGGGGATCGTGGTGTACCAGGTGATGATGCTGGTGGCGCCGCACCTGCAGGCCCAGGCCCGGGCGGCGGCGGAGCAGTTGGCGGTGCGGTATCTGGAGGGGTAGTGCCGCATCGGCGGTGCCCTCTTCGCGGGGCAAGCCCGCTCCCACAGAGACCCAGCTCAGGGTTTGCAAGCTGAGCTGAATCTGTGGGAGCGGGCTTGCCCCGCGAAGAAGGCGACGCGGGACTAGATCAGGGTCCCGGTGCCGGTCGCTGCCGACGGTGTGCTGCTGGCCGGGGCCGCGCTTGGCGCTGGCGCTGCAGCTGTAGCAGTCGGAGCCGGTGCCGCACTGGCCGCAGGTGCTGCCGGTTTGGCGGCGGCCGGTTTGGCCGGGGCCTTCTTCACTGCCGGTTTCTTCGCCGCTGCAGGCTTGGCCGCAACAGGCTTGGCAGCGGGTTTGGCAGCAGGTTTGGCCGCAGGCTTGGCAGCAGCGGTTTTCGCAGCAGGTTTAGCCGCTGGTTTTGCCGCAGCCGCTTTGGCCGCCGGCTTGGCTGCTGCGGTTTTCGCAGCAGGTTTGGCAGGCGCCTTGGCCAGTGGTTTGGCAGCGGCCTTGCTCGCTGCCGCCTTCGAGATCGGCGTGACCGAGGCACCGGTCAGTTTCTCGATCTGCTTGGTCAGGCTGTCCACTTGCTGGTGCAGCGCCTTGATCTCATTGCGGCTTGGTACGCCCAGGCGCGAAATGGCGCTGTTCAGGCGCTTGTCGAAGGCTTCTTCAAGCTCGCTCCACTTGCCCAGCGCGCGATCTTTCACGCCGGACACGCGCGACGTGGTCGAAGCCTTGGCGCTATCAGCCACGTCTTCGGCGGTCTTCTTCGCCTGCTTCTCGGCCTTCTCGCCGTCCTTCACCAGCGTATCGAACAGCTTCGGGCCGTCCTGGTCGATCTTCGAATAGATCCCCAGGCCCGCCAGCCAGATCTTGCGGGAGTACTTCTCGATCCCGCCGACCCAGGAGCTGCTTTCTTTGTCGGAATTCTTCTTGCCAGCCATCCTGCTCTCCTTATGGTTTGTGCGCGACGCGCTCAAGCAGCTCGTGCAGCTGTTCAAGCTTGATGGACAACGCCTCAACGTCATGTTTAGACGGAATGCCAAGGCGATTCAAGGCGCGACCAACCCGTGCGTCGAAAGCTTTTTCGATCTTGTCGAGTTGAACTTCGACCTTGCCGCGTACGCGGCTGACTTCCTGGGTCGCTTCATCCAGCTGGTTATTGGCCGCATCGAGCTCTTTGTCGATGCGCTTCTTGCCACGTTTTTCAACGCCTTCGCCGGCTTTGACCAGCTCGTTGAAATACTCGGAACCTTCCTGGCCGACGCGGGCATAGGCGCCGATACCTGCCAGCCAGATCTTGCGCGCATAACCGCGCACTTCGCCCAGGGTGCCTGGGGCATCGTCCTTTTTCTTCACATTCACTTTGGCCATGCTCTGTACCTCATGCTCATGAGTGGAGAGGAACTGCCCATGGAGGTTGGGCTTGAGCATAAGGTAGGGAAGAAAATTAGAAACCTCACCCTAAGCTCACGCGGCATAAGGGGGCCAAACATGTACCGCCGCCGCCGCAGGCATCGGCGCTAGCGTGCGAGCATTCCCGCCACCGGAGCTCACACCTCATGCCTGCGTCCCCGCCCCTGCAACCCACCACGTTCAAGCAACGGGTAGCCAGCCAATTCGCCCAACGCCCCACGCTGCGCGAGGTGGTTGCCAAGGCCGGCTTGACGATCCTGGCCAACCGCTACCCCTGGATCACCCGCAACCACCCGCAGTTGCAGTCCCTCGAGCCCTTCACGCTCATCCACAGCGCAGGCAAGCAACCGGCACAGGTCTCCCTGGTAAACACCCTGCTCGACCATTTTTTGACGGGCAAAGGCATGGCCCTCACGCGCACAGACGTGCTCAGCATTGCGCCGCCCCTGCCCTTTCTGCCGCAGGCAGCAGGTGTCGGCCCAAACGCCCAGCCCGAAGTCAGCCTGAACATGGCCAACCTCAACCGCGACTTCGATGAACTGTTAGCGGCCCTGACCGAAGCCTTTCAGCAAGCGCAGATTGGTTTCTGGGCTGCAAGCGACGCCACATCGGGCCTATCCCATGTGCACAGGTTGGCGCAGACCTTGAAGGCCGCCCTGCTGCTAGGCGTGGAACGGCAGGGCTTGTCCGAACCGGTGAAAGCCGTGCTGTATGGCGTGGTCAACGGCACTGCCAGCGCCCTGGCGATCAACCGGCTGCAG from Pseudomonas kermanshahensis carries:
- a CDS encoding aspartate carbamoyltransferase catalytic subunit; its protein translation is MTPIDAKRPLQLNDQGQLRHFLSLDGLPRELLTEILDTADSFLEVGARAVKKVPLLRGKTVCNVFFENSTRTRTTFELAAQRLSADVISLNVSTSSTSKGETLFDTLRNLEAMAADMFVVRHSDSGAAHFIAEHVCPDVAVINGGDGRHAHPTQGMLDMLTIRRHKGSFENLSVAIVGDILHSRVARSDMLALKALGCPDIRVIGPKTLIPIGIEQYGVKVYTDLAEGLKDVDVVIMLRLQRERMAGGLLPSEGEFYRLFGLTTARLAGAKPDAIVMHPGPINRGVEIESAVADGKHSVILNQVTYGIAVRMAVLSMAMSGQNAQRQLDQENAL
- a CDS encoding dihydroorotase, producing MSISILGARVIDPNSGLDQITDLHLDGGRIAAIGAAPAGFSASRTIQADGLIAAPGLVDLDVSLREPGYSRKGNIASETRAAVAGGVTSLCCPPQTKPVLDTSAVAELILDRAREAGNSKVYPIGALTKGLEGEQLAELVALRDTGCVAFGNGLQQIPNNRTLARALEYAATFDLTVVFHSQDRDLSQGGLAHEGAMASFLGLPGIPETAETVALARNLLLVEQSGVRAHFTQITSARGARLIAQAQELGLPVTADVALYQLILTDESLREFSSLYHVQPPLRTAADRDGLRAAVKSGVIQAISSHHQPHERDAKLAPFGATEPGISSVEVLLPLAMTLVEDGLLDLPTLLARLTSGPAAAMRLPAGELKVGGAADLVLFDPKASTVAGEQWLSRGENCPFIGHCLPGAVRYTLVDGHVCHEG
- the hslV gene encoding ATP-dependent protease subunit HslV encodes the protein MTTIVSVRRNGKVVMGGDGQVSLGNTVMKGNAKKVRRLYHGQVIAGFAGATADAFTLFERFEGQLEKHQGHLVRAAVELAKEWRTDRSLSRLEAMLAVANKDASLIITGNGDVVEPEDGLIAMGSGGAYAQAAARALLNKTDLSAREIAETALNIAGDICVFTNHNLTIEEQDLAD
- the hslU gene encoding ATP-dependent protease ATPase subunit HslU codes for the protein MSMTPREIVHELNRHIIGQDDAKRAVAIALRNRWRRMQLPTELRAEVTPKNILMIGPTGVGKTEIARRLAKLANAPFIKVEATKFTEVGYVGRDVESIIRDLADAALKMLREQEIIRVRHRAEDAAEDRILDALLPQARVTSFSEEAAQTSSDSNTRQLFRKRLREGQLDDKEIEIEVADAVGVEIAAPPGMEEMTNQLQSLFANMGKGKRKARKLKVKEALKMVREEEAGRLVNEEELKAKALEAVEQHGIVFIDEIDKVAKRGNVGGADVSREGVQRDLLPLIEGCTVNTKLGMVKTDHILFIASGAFHLSKPSDLVPELQGRLPIRVELKALTPEDFERILQEPHASLTEQYQALLKTEGLNIEFLTDGIKRLAEIAYQVNEKTENIGARRLHTLLERLLEEVSFSAGDLASTHDETPIQIDAGYVNSHLGELAQNEDLSRYIL
- a CDS encoding gamma-butyrobetaine hydroxylase-like domain-containing protein, giving the protein MARLPTAINLHKASKTLSLTYGPNEVYHLPAEFLRVHSPSAEVQGHGNPILQVGKVNVGLAGLEPAGQYALKLTFDDGHDSGLFTWEYLEQLCLRQEQLWAEYLDELHKAGKSRDPAESVVKLML
- the phaC gene encoding class II poly(R)-hydroxyalkanoic acid synthase, translating into MSNKNNDELQRQASENTLGLNPVIGIRRKDLLSSARTVLRQAVRQPLHSAKHVAHFGLELKNVLLGKSSLAPESDDRRFNDPAWSNNPLYRRYLQTYLAWRKELQEWIGNSELSPQDISRGQFVINLMTEAMAPTNTLSNPAAVKRFFETGGKSLLDGLSNLAKDVVNNGGMPSQVNMDAFEVGKNLGTSDGAVVFRNDVLELIQYSPITEQVHARPLLVVPPQINKFYVFDLSPEKSLARFCLRAQQQTFIISWRNPTKAQREWGLSTYIDALKEAVDAVLAITGSKDLNMLGACSGGITCTALVGHYAALGEKKVNALTLLVSVLDTTMDTQVALFVDEQTLEAAKRHSYQAGVLEGSEMAKVFAWMRPNDLIWNYWVNNYLLGNEPPVFDILFWNNDTTRLPAAFHGDLIEMFKSNPLTRPGALEVCGTPIDLKQVTCDIYSLAGTNDHITPWPSCYRSAHLFGGKIEFVLSNSGHIQSILNPPGNPKARFMTGADRPGDPVAWQENATKHADSWWLHWQNWLGERAGDLKKAPTRLGNRAYAAGEASPGTYVHER
- the phaZ gene encoding poly(3-hydroxyalkanoate) depolymerase — its product is MPSPYIFRTVELDNQSIRTAVRPGKPHLTPLLIFNGIGANLELVFPFIEALDPDLEVIAFDVPGVGGSSTPRQPYRFPGLAKLTARMLDYLDYGQVNVIGVSWGGALAQQFAHDYPERCKKLVLAATAAGAVMVPGKPKVLWMMASPRRYIQPSHVIRIAPLIYGGGFRRDPDLAMRHAAKVRSGGKLGYYWQLFAGLGWTSIHWLHKIQQPTLVLAGDDDPLIPLINMRLLAWRIPNAQLHIIDDGHLFLITRAEAVAPIIMKFLQQERQRAVMHPRPASGV
- the phaC gene encoding class II poly(R)-hydroxyalkanoic acid synthase, which codes for MKDKPAKGTPTLPATSMNVQNAILGLRGRDLISTLRSVGRHGLRNPLHTARHLLALSGQLGRVMLGDTPYQPSPRDTRFSDPTWSQNPFYRRGLQAYLAWQKQTRLWIDESHLDHDDRARAQFLFTLINDALAPSNSLLNPLAVKELLNTGGQSLVRGVAHLLDDLRHNDGLPRQVDERAFEVGGNVAATPGAVVFRNELLELIQYQPMSEKQHARPLLVVPPQINKFYIFDLSSTNSFVQYMLKNGLQVFMVSWRNPDPRHREWGLSSYVQALEEALNACRSISGNRDPNLMGACAGGLTMAALQGHLQAKHQLRRVRSATYLVSLLDSKFESPASLFADEQTIEAAKRRSYQRGVLDGAEVARIFAWMRPNDLIWNYWVNNYLLGKTPPAFDILYWNADSTRLPAALHGDLLDFFKHNPLTHPAGLEVCGTPIDLKQVDLDSFTVAGSNDHITPWDAVYRSAMLLGGDRRFVLANSGHIQSIINPPGNPKAYYLANPKLSSDPRAWFHDAQRSEGSWWPLWLEWVTPRSGPLKAPRTTLGNTTYPPLGPAPGTYVLTR